In one window of Aquimarina spinulae DNA:
- a CDS encoding SRPBCC family protein, with protein sequence MKVLKKIGIVLIALIAIILIAAVFVSKEVVYEKSISIDAPIEVVWENVNSLADLDKWSPWNDYDPNMAKEFKGTDGTIGATASWDSDVKEVGKGSQTIAKIEKPNLFETDLKFYEPYESEAKGYIKVLKEGNATTVTWGFQSEMPYPFNLMNLFTDMEEMMGKDWNKGLSTLKNICENKG encoded by the coding sequence ATGAAAGTTTTAAAAAAAATAGGAATTGTGCTTATTGCACTTATCGCTATTATTCTTATAGCGGCAGTCTTTGTTTCTAAAGAAGTAGTTTATGAAAAATCTATTAGTATCGACGCTCCTATAGAGGTTGTGTGGGAAAATGTAAATAGTCTCGCTGATTTAGATAAATGGAGTCCATGGAATGATTATGATCCTAACATGGCAAAAGAATTTAAGGGTACAGATGGGACAATTGGTGCAACAGCTAGTTGGGACAGTGATGTAAAAGAAGTAGGTAAAGGTAGTCAAACCATTGCCAAAATTGAAAAACCTAATCTTTTTGAAACGGATCTTAAATTTTATGAACCTTATGAAAGTGAAGCAAAAGGGTATATTAAAGTACTAAAGGAAGGCAATGCCACAACAGTAACATGGGGTTTTCAAAGTGAAATGCCCTACCCTTTTAACCTTATGAATTTATTTACCGATATGGAAGAAATGATGGGCAAAGATTGGAATAAAGGTTTATCAACACTCAAAAATATTTGCGAAAATAAAGGGTAA
- a CDS encoding C1 family peptidase, translating into MRVPLLKTFLIVILISTTSGFAQLPCKFSWKEVKTSSGVRDFTTPARDQIFQGPCMSHAFNAVIETMYMIEYNENVSIPLSNAYLYMGAFSTNFWLYEDVLEDGFKIPAHKYPSSYIYNDFIPNVDDWFSPAYNGYRGKALECISEERDFRLREVGEPPVYKIDNQCGQLITNSDYFTVRNVSEIGSNSIRSINDIKRLLIDGPMIMKVKHSQTNRALEKFGEYSSSELTEINDHAYAIIGWDDLGNNTQWILKDSWPKKAGYIKTQPSKLSNTTFLNLIASGDVSFCKLSGVVKNNKPTRRPRFEVDENLQCPPELSRILVDVAVITINGKTYSKAYVSSNTVMEDWQWQFSFSRTTRSEIKQSKYASIMVSPLRSGMGTIKVRGKSNGVWTEWTTLSIYLPSGDIGPL; encoded by the coding sequence ATGAGAGTACCATTACTTAAAACGTTTTTAATAGTAATCTTGATTTCTACTACTTCGGGTTTTGCTCAATTACCATGCAAGTTTTCTTGGAAAGAAGTTAAAACATCATCGGGAGTAAGAGATTTTACAACACCAGCCAGAGATCAGATTTTTCAAGGGCCATGCATGTCTCATGCGTTTAATGCCGTCATAGAAACCATGTACATGATAGAATATAATGAAAATGTAAGTATTCCACTATCAAATGCATATTTGTATATGGGTGCTTTCTCTACTAATTTTTGGTTATATGAGGATGTATTAGAAGACGGATTTAAAATTCCTGCACATAAATATCCTTCCTCATATATTTATAATGATTTTATACCTAATGTAGATGATTGGTTTTCTCCTGCATATAATGGGTATAGAGGTAAGGCCTTAGAATGCATTAGTGAAGAAAGAGATTTTCGTCTTCGCGAAGTAGGAGAGCCCCCGGTCTATAAAATAGATAATCAATGTGGGCAACTGATTACTAATTCAGATTATTTTACCGTTAGAAATGTATCAGAAATAGGGTCAAATTCTATTAGATCTATCAATGATATAAAACGATTGTTAATTGATGGTCCAATGATAATGAAAGTAAAACATTCTCAGACGAACCGTGCTTTAGAAAAATTTGGAGAATACAGTTCTTCAGAATTAACCGAGATCAATGATCATGCTTATGCAATTATTGGTTGGGATGATCTGGGAAATAATACGCAATGGATTTTAAAGGATAGCTGGCCCAAAAAAGCAGGATATATTAAAACACAACCCTCTAAACTTTCAAATACTACTTTTCTTAATTTAATAGCTTCTGGTGATGTGTCTTTTTGTAAACTAAGCGGAGTTGTTAAAAATAATAAACCTACCCGAAGACCAAGATTCGAGGTTGATGAAAACCTACAATGCCCACCAGAGCTTTCAAGAATATTAGTTGATGTGGCTGTAATCACTATAAACGGTAAGACATATTCTAAAGCATACGTATCTAGTAATACAGTAATGGAAGATTGGCAATGGCAATTCTCTTTTTCGCGCACTACTCGGTCAGAAATCAAACAATCCAAGTATGCTAGTATAATGGTAAGCCCGTTGCGCAGTGGAATGGGAACGATTAAAGTAAGGGGTAAAAGTAACGGGGTATGGACAGAATGGACAACTTTATCAATTTATTTACCAAGTGGAGATATTGGACCTTTATAA
- a CDS encoding TIGR04149 family rSAM-modified RiPP, translating to MKSKETKKVNLKKLKIEKLKVTSLNEVKGGNLGFTWEYGCYSERPEAC from the coding sequence ATGAAAAGTAAAGAAACCAAAAAAGTTAATCTAAAAAAACTAAAGATTGAGAAGCTAAAAGTAACTTCTTTGAATGAGGTTAAAGGTGGTAATCTTGGTTTTACATGGGAATACGGTTGTTATTCTGAGCGCCCAGAAGCTTGTTAA